In Fragaria vesca subsp. vesca unplaced genomic scaffold, FraVesHawaii_1.0 scf0512930, whole genome shotgun sequence, the following are encoded in one genomic region:
- the LOC101298763 gene encoding polygalacturonase inhibitor-like, translating into MDLKLSTLLCISLFFSTILTPTLSELCNPTDKKVLFEIKTAFNNPYILSSWKSDADCCTDWYNVECDPNTNRINSLTIFTDDRLTGQIPAQVGDLPYLETLVLRKLPNLTGPIQPSIAKLKHLKMLRLSWNGLSGSVPDFLSQLKNLTFLELNYNNFTGSVPSSLSKLPNLLALHLDRNQLTGNIPSSYGKFVGTVPDLFLSHNKLTGKIPTSFANMNFDRIDLSRNMLEGDASMIFGMNKTTQIVDLSRNMLEFDLSKVVFSTSLISLDLNHNRMTGSIPEQLTQLDNLQLFNVSYNRLCGQIPVGGKLQSFDTTSYFHNRCLCGAPLPSC; encoded by the exons atggACCTAAAGCTCTCCACTCTCCTCTGCATTTCTCTGTTCTTCTCCACCATCTTAACCCCAACTCTCTCCGAGCTCTGTAACCCTACAGACAAAAAAGTTCTCTTCGAAATCAAGACAGCCTTCAATAACCCCTACATCTTGTCCTCATGGAAATCCGACGCCGACTGCTGTACCGACTGGTACAATGTCGAGTGTGATCCCAACACCAACCGTATCAACTCCCTCACCATCTTTACTGACGACCGCCTCACCGGCCAAATCCCCGCCCAAGTCGGAGACTTGCCCTACCTCGAAACCCTGGTGCTCCGCAAGCTCCCCAATCTCACAGGTCCCATCCAGCCCTCCATCGCCAAGCTCAAGCACCTCAAGATGCTCAGGCTCAGCTGGAACGGCCTCTCTGGCTCAGTCCCTGACTTCCTCAGCCAGCTTAAGAACCTCACCTTCCTCGAGCTCAACTATAACAACTTCACAGGCTCCGTTCCCAGCTCGCTTTCAAAGCTACCGAACTTGCTAGCTCTTCATCTAGACCGCAACCAGCTCACAG GTAATATTCCTAGTTCATACGGGAAATTCGTTGGCACCGTTCCagatctcttcctctcccacAACAAGCTCACAGGCAAAATCCCAACCTCATTTGCTAACATGAACTTTGATCGGATAGACTTGTCACGCAACATGCTGGAAGGAGACGCGTCAATGATATTCGGGATGAACAAGACGACCCAGATTGTGGATTTGTCAAGGAACATGCTAGAATTCGATCTGTCCAAGGTGGTGTTTTCGACAAGCTTGATCTCACTGGACTTGAACCATAACAGGATGACAGGTAGTATTCCGGAGCAGTTGACCCAATTGGATAATTTGCAGTTGTTCAATGTGAGCTACAACAGGTTGTGTGGTCAGATTCCGGTTGGTGGGAAGTTGCAGAGCTTTGACACAACGTCATACTTCCATAACCGGTGTCTGTGCGGTG